From a region of the Fibrobacter sp. genome:
- a CDS encoding fused MFS/spermidine synthase: protein MNILIYFLFALSGFAGLIYEGSWARYLKLFLGHSSYGQVLTLCIYMGGLAIGSFVAGKLVTKTKRPLLGYGLVELAIGIGGVAYHPLYNLLTGFFFDSELTAGLSSCGAEIAKVILATGSTLPIAIAVGMTFPFIAAGLMRKSGAEVSLPMLYFTNSLGSAIGILATSYLLIPNIGNHATLIVAASINFLLAAVFSFIGLVTSPVHSVDEDENAEDPNEDYAAVHNLPMPKKNMWLWIAAITGLTSFVYEIVWTRLLSLLMGSSSHSFDQMLSAFILGLAIGSAVSGKLLKKDSLVVLSLAQIFMAFFALCTLYFHQPFWAMMNEANQIFNPTTDGYVCWSLFKYGLSLLWMVPTSFFAGMTLPLITLILTRAFKSEAPIGKVYGWNTLGSILGSAGGGLLLLPLLQLKGALVLAAVLDFAIGFILLAVYRKRWRHNVMFYVVAAAMVLPSLFVSFDPSLITSGVFRSYKNMHPNEKIHVIDGKTATISFHESKVHYYVKTNGKADASLSKDRTQPISSDELTQAATAFMPMAVKTEPYDAAMVGFGSGMGAHYLLADPLLKDFDCVEIEEAMMDLAKGFYPYNARGYDDPRIHIFIDDATTFFHTNRRQYDMIISVPSNPWVSGVAGLFAHEFYAKMRRYMKPGGLWVQWIQTYEFNDLMFLNILKALDQTFPYVSLYKSTDEPDIIMIASDEPVYQKGIGRFSTDSVMIKEFERIHRDPEFFGERNFLFTNKMVSSLLEGVEPNSIFVPMVDNRAEEARFVHSEAHIVQMFDSCEVCWQQYLSPEDFALRRPARVKAMVENEQDGFLKTGLAAYAEELTQAAKNDTFTVQAQETVAAVDSAVTDSAKAVNQDSAEAVVPENPRLLALEASSGYLKFREEYATYMRSIPLEARDTNAVYVKVREAVAANGFPQSFADEFNITEAARAADYARGALLIADFYDRYEMIDMDEFFLRNCVLVSLMAGEADLADVIYKNAIQRNDRFFAVEKRLMEREIQKLRRTLQARK from the coding sequence ATGAACATTCTCATTTATTTCCTGTTTGCGTTGTCAGGTTTTGCGGGCCTGATTTATGAAGGTTCCTGGGCTCGCTACCTAAAGCTCTTCCTTGGACATTCCAGCTACGGCCAGGTTCTGACCCTTTGTATCTACATGGGTGGCCTTGCCATCGGTAGCTTTGTGGCTGGCAAGCTGGTTACCAAAACAAAGCGCCCGCTGTTGGGCTATGGTCTTGTGGAACTGGCCATCGGTATTGGTGGTGTGGCTTACCACCCGCTGTACAATCTGCTTACAGGATTTTTCTTTGATTCTGAACTCACGGCAGGCCTAAGCTCCTGCGGCGCTGAAATCGCCAAGGTGATTCTGGCCACGGGCTCCACGCTCCCTATCGCCATTGCGGTGGGTATGACGTTCCCCTTCATTGCGGCTGGCCTTATGCGCAAGAGCGGCGCCGAGGTTTCGCTCCCCATGCTTTACTTTACCAACAGCCTGGGTTCTGCCATTGGTATTCTCGCGACAAGTTACCTGCTTATTCCAAACATCGGTAATCATGCCACCTTGATTGTGGCGGCTTCCATCAACTTCCTGCTTGCTGCGGTATTTAGCTTTATCGGTCTTGTGACTTCGCCGGTTCATTCTGTGGATGAAGACGAAAATGCCGAGGATCCCAACGAGGATTACGCAGCCGTTCACAACTTGCCCATGCCCAAGAAGAACATGTGGCTTTGGATTGCGGCAATTACTGGTCTTACTTCCTTCGTTTACGAAATTGTCTGGACTCGCTTGCTTTCCCTTTTGATGGGCTCTTCCAGCCATAGCTTCGACCAGATGCTTTCCGCCTTCATTCTGGGTCTTGCCATCGGTAGTGCGGTCAGCGGTAAGCTCTTGAAGAAGGATAGTCTGGTGGTGCTTTCCTTGGCCCAGATTTTCATGGCCTTCTTTGCCCTCTGCACCTTGTACTTCCATCAGCCTTTCTGGGCTATGATGAATGAGGCCAACCAGATTTTCAATCCCACTACAGACGGTTACGTTTGCTGGAGCCTCTTTAAGTACGGCCTTTCCCTTCTGTGGATGGTTCCTACCAGCTTCTTTGCAGGCATGACTCTGCCCTTGATTACTTTGATTCTTACCCGCGCTTTCAAGAGCGAAGCTCCCATCGGAAAGGTCTACGGCTGGAATACCCTGGGTTCCATTCTTGGTTCTGCTGGCGGCGGCCTTTTGCTGTTGCCTCTCCTGCAGTTGAAGGGTGCTCTTGTTCTTGCCGCTGTTCTGGACTTTGCCATCGGCTTTATCCTGTTGGCTGTTTACCGCAAGCGCTGGCGCCATAACGTGATGTTCTATGTGGTCGCCGCCGCCATGGTTCTTCCCTCGCTGTTTGTAAGCTTTGATCCGTCGCTGATTACCTCCGGCGTGTTCCGTTCCTACAAGAACATGCATCCTAACGAAAAGATCCACGTGATTGACGGTAAGACTGCAACAATCAGCTTCCACGAATCTAAGGTCCACTACTACGTAAAGACTAACGGTAAGGCTGATGCCAGCTTGAGCAAGGACCGTACTCAGCCCATTTCCAGCGACGAACTGACTCAGGCTGCTACCGCCTTTATGCCTATGGCTGTAAAGACGGAACCCTATGATGCCGCCATGGTGGGCTTTGGAAGCGGTATGGGTGCTCACTACCTGCTGGCCGACCCGCTGCTGAAGGATTTTGACTGCGTGGAAATCGAGGAAGCCATGATGGACTTGGCCAAGGGCTTCTATCCGTACAATGCCCGCGGTTACGATGACCCCCGTATCCATATCTTTATCGATGATGCAACCACATTCTTCCATACCAATCGCCGTCAGTACGACATGATCATCAGCGTGCCGTCCAATCCCTGGGTTAGCGGCGTGGCTGGTCTTTTTGCTCACGAGTTCTACGCCAAGATGCGCCGTTACATGAAGCCGGGAGGACTTTGGGTTCAGTGGATCCAGACCTATGAATTCAATGACTTGATGTTCTTGAATATCTTGAAGGCCTTGGACCAGACTTTCCCCTACGTAAGCCTTTACAAGTCCACTGATGAACCGGACATCATTATGATTGCAAGTGATGAGCCTGTTTACCAGAAGGGCATCGGCCGATTCAGTACGGATTCCGTGATGATCAAGGAATTTGAACGAATCCATCGCGATCCTGAATTCTTTGGCGAAAGGAACTTCCTCTTTACCAACAAGATGGTGTCCTCCTTGCTGGAAGGTGTCGAACCCAACAGCATCTTTGTTCCCATGGTGGATAACCGCGCCGAGGAAGCCCGCTTTGTTCATTCCGAGGCTCACATTGTCCAGATGTTTGATTCTTGCGAAGTGTGCTGGCAGCAGTACCTGAGCCCCGAGGATTTTGCCCTTCGTAGGCCGGCCCGCGTCAAGGCTATGGTTGAAAACGAACAGGATGGATTCCTGAAGACGGGTCTTGCTGCTTATGCGGAAGAACTGACCCAGGCTGCGAAGAATGATACCTTTACGGTTCAGGCTCAAGAAACTGTTGCCGCTGTAGACAGCGCTGTTACTGATTCTGCGAAGGCCGTAAATCAGGATTCCGCCGAAGCCGTGGTTCCCGAGAACCCACGCCTTCTTGCTCTTGAGGCTTCCTCTGGCTATTTGAAGTTCCGTGAGGAATACGCCACCTATATGAGGAGCATCCCGCTGGAGGCCCGCGACACCAATGCGGTCTATGTGAAGGTCCGCGAAGCTGTCGCAGCCAATGGCTTCCCTCAGTCTTTCGCAGACGAGTTCAACATTACGGAAGCCGCCCGTGCCGCCGACTACGCCCGCGGCGCCCTCCTGATCGCCGACTTCTACGACCGTTATGAAATGATCGACATGGACGAGTTCTTCCTGAGAAACTGCGTCCTGGTGTCTCTCATGGCAGGGGAGGCCGACCTGGCTGATGTCATCTACAAGAACGCCATTCAGCGTAACGACCGCTTCTTCGCGGTAGAAAAGCGCCTGATGGAACGCGAGATCCAGAAGCTCCGCAGAACCCTCCAGGCAAGAAAGTAA